ACGCTGGTTACGACAATTGGCCGGGGGTATCTCAGCGGCCAGTCTTTGCAGATTGACCTGGCCCCCTTATTCAAGATTCTGTTAATCGCCGGCTTTTTGCTTTCCTACCGGACAATTATGCCTAAGGTCGGTGATTCAATTTACTGGATCTCGCGGGCAGTAACGGGTAACGGGGCACAGGCACAGGCCTACTCCACACTGGAGAACTTAAAGCCTAAGCCGCCTGGGTCTACGACTCCGCCCAACCCCACTACCGTAGCCAACGGAACCCAGGATCAGCCTTCGGTAATTTCCGGGCTGGCCGATAAGATTGCCTCTATAGCCGGGTCAATCAGTGGCTTTTCGTTTCGGCAATGGCTGCTGGAGCTGGCAACGGGTACAATAGCCCAGCTGGTTCAGGTCTGCATGTTATTCATTCAGGCCTTCCTGGCAGGCTTCCTGTTCGTGGTCGGGCCAATAGCATTTACCCTCTCGATGCTGCCAGGCTTCGGAGGGTTAATGAAGTCGTGGTTTCAGTCCTATCTGAGTGTCAACCTGTGGACGGTCACGTTCGCAATCATCAACAAGCTTTTCGCGCAGTATTCTGCGGCTATGGCGGCGCTGGCAGCTTCCAAAATAACGACCGTAGATCAATATTTCGCCCAGTACGCCTCGGATGGCCAGTACCAGGTAGCCTGCATAATCTTCATCATCATGTACCTGATGGTGCCCTACATGACTTCGCTCATTGTAGGCTCCTCAGCGGCCCAAAGCTTTGTTGGGGCAGCAGCTGGCCTTGTTGCCTCCAGAGCAGCAATGGGTGCCGGTAAGGCAGCAGGCGGGGCTATTAACGCCGCTGGTGCTGGCGTTTCCAACATGGCCGGCGCAATGGCCAATGATATTCGCAGCAGTGGGGCAGCCTTTGCTACCATGGGCGGATTCGGCGGCGGTGGCGGCGGCGCGGCTGGCGGTGGGGCCGGAGGCGCGGGCGGCATGTCAACGGCAATGGCTCCGATGATGCCCGGAGCGGGAGCCTCGAACGGCATGGCCCGTCCGATGAGCAGCTACGCCAATGCTTCCTACTCTCCCCCTATTGCGGCGCTGGGTGCTCCGGCCTCCTCGGCGGGCGGATCTAGCGGCTCATGGGGCGGGGCAGCCCCTTCCAATCCAGGCGCTCCTAACCACATGGTCAACTTAGGTAGCAGCGGTTCCCTGCGTGGGGTGGCCCCAGGTACGGGCCAGGTTGGTGCAGCTGCCGGCGCGGCCGCAGCTTCAGCACAGGCGGCATTGCCCTCGGTAGCTTCTCCCTCCTCCAATGATCCGCGCTACTCGGGCGGCTCCGATGCCGGCACCGGTGCCACGGATGTAACCAACGGCTCGGACAGCGGCAAGCCTCAACCTCCTACTCTGTTTGCGCCCGGCCTCGGCCGGGGTGGTTCCGGAGGCTCATTTTAAGCCAGTTCACTTACTCAACATTCTCAATCGGGCTCCTGGGCAGTCGGGAAGAAAACACCTCAGGTTCCCCAACAAACACGCGAAATGGATACTCTCAAAGACTTAAATCAAACTTACTCCTCCATGAGGATCATCGCACTGGCCGCCGTTGGGCTGGCCATTGTGACGGCCGTTATATCCGGCGCCCTGGTATTTCATGCTTACGGCATCGTCGGCCAACGCGTGTACGTGGTTGGCAACGGGGGCACAACGCAGATGGCCCTGGCCAACTCGCCGGAAGATCATACGGAGTACGAAATGCGCAACCTGGTCCGCACATTCGCCATGAATATGTTTGGGCACGACCAGTACACGTTCAAAAACAACCTGAACACGGCCCTTCCCCTGATTGATGATATGGGCGGCCGGCGCTTGTACGACGGCTTCAAAAAGGGCGCGGTACTCGACAACTACATCAAGTTCGGAGCGCGCACCACAACCACCGTGGATAGCATCATCCTCGATACGCAGACGCTGCCAGTAAAGGGGCGGCTCTATATCCGCCAAAAGGCCTTTATCGGGGACCGTCAAAGCAAGTCCCTCCCGATGGGTATGAGCTTCGAGCTGACCAATACGCACCGAAGCAATTTCAACCCCTTCGGGCTGATGATTACCCGCTTTGATTACATCCCCTACAATCCGGAGGCTTCCGAGAAGGAAAAACGAGTGCTGAAGGCGCAGGAGGACCGGGATCAAGCCCAGCTTGAACAAGCCAAAGCCGAAGCTGAAGCCGCCCAGAAAGAGGCCGCGCAATAACCTACTACTCCACCAGGGCCGGCCGGTCCTGGTGCTTTCCCTCCCCTACACTTCTTACCCTACAACTCGTGAAACTTCATATCCTGATCGGCCTGGGACTACTTGCAGCACCAGCCCTTCACGCGCAACGTCGCGCTCAGCCCCTTCCTGCCCAACTGCCCGCCTACGCGCCGGCTCCGACTCCCGCCGCTGGCCCCGCTGGCTACCATCAGGGCGGTTACACTACGGAGGGGCAGCACTTCACGGTGCAGCGCTTAACTACGCCCCCGCCACCGACCCCGCCCGGGGCTACGCCTACGCTGCTCGATGTAGCCGTGTCGGACAGCTCAACAACATACATCGTGTTTCCCGGCTCGGTATCGCTGGTGGATGTGGGTATGATGGATAACTACCTAGTGAAGATTGAAGCCAACTCGGTTTTCATTCGCGCTCGGAAAAAGTCCTCTCCCCCTACGCCGATTCTGGTGCGCCACGGCAGCAAATACTGGATGGGGCGCTTAGTAACGGTGAAGCGGCCAGTGCTGACGTTATATGATTTCACCAAGCCAGGGGCGTTGAACCCGCCCCCGGCTCCCGCGTCCCTGACCGGCGCGGAAATGCTGGGTAACCCGGATGCCATTGTTGGGGATGTGCAGGTTGATTTAAGCGGGGACGTGCAATCTACGGCCGGGGGGATGCAGACGGGCACGGGTGCGGTCCTGCAGGAAACCTCTACCGGTGTTGGCCCCGATAATGAGCTAGCTATGGACCGCTCGGCCAGCAAGAAGGCCCGCATTAATGCCATGCTGCGGCGCCT
This genomic window from Hymenobacter sp. DG01 contains:
- a CDS encoding DUF4138 domain-containing protein gives rise to the protein MKLHILIGLGLLAAPALHAQRRAQPLPAQLPAYAPAPTPAAGPAGYHQGGYTTEGQHFTVQRLTTPPPPTPPGATPTLLDVAVSDSSTTYIVFPGSVSLVDVGMMDNYLVKIEANSVFIRARKKSSPPTPILVRHGSKYWMGRLVTVKRPVLTLYDFTKPGALNPPPAPASLTGAEMLGNPDAIVGDVQVDLSGDVQSTAGGMQTGTGAVLQETSTGVGPDNELAMDRSASKKARINAMLRRLDLFKEEVHSVAVVDNRLSFSLANVRNDKQFTYMRFKLVNHSSIDYQVDFADFTLVENDKKRFMGKKRNEARRPMMPAGGHPNQRVKGNSTGYIYYAVPLFAATDEGHLSVGLRELSGARAIQLRVPSHVINTAPTFIQ